From Deltaproteobacteria bacterium, one genomic window encodes:
- a CDS encoding GxxExxY protein, translating into MDLNFITSQIIQAAIAVHKALGPGLLESVYQKCMVIELDRMGIRVESEVELPIFYRDQKITDLGFRIDLLVESVIIVELKSVETVKPVHKKQLLTYLRLAEKEIGLLINFNEVLLKDGISRIINKPL; encoded by the coding sequence ATGGATCTGAATTTCATTACATCGCAAATTATCCAGGCTGCAATTGCAGTACACAAAGCTTTAGGCCCTGGACTCCTCGAATCCGTCTATCAGAAGTGTATGGTGATAGAGTTGGATCGTATGGGAATAAGGGTCGAATCAGAAGTTGAACTCCCTATTTTTTATCGCGATCAGAAAATCACGGATCTTGGATTTCGTATTGATTTGCTTGTTGAATCCGTGATAATTGTTGAACTGAAATCTGTCGAGACAGTCAAACCTGTTCACAAGAAACAGTTGTTGACGTATCTGCGACTGGCTGAAAAGGAAATCGGCCTGCTGATTAATTTCAATGAAGTTCTTCTTAAGGATGGTATCTCAAGAATAATAAATAAACCTCTGTGA
- a CDS encoding CoB--CoM heterodisulfide reductase iron-sulfur subunit B family protein, with the protein MKYFLYWGCSLEGTGANFLVSLKPACAALGMEFEEIEDWNCCGASVSYAGANDLAIKVLNARNLALAEAHAGYDIVAPCSSCYIQMVKVNHEIQEDPELLKQVNECLAEGGLKYKGTIKVRHIQDVLYNDIGVDRIRERVVKPLNGLKVAGYVGCQSVRPYGEYDSVNKPVVEDRLLEALGAEAVPFPKKIQCCGSGIFLPEIDYCMKLVKNILEDARKHGAQLISTVCPMCAMNLEMYQGRINDAYGTDFDIPIVYLTQLMAVAFGMDLKKDAALNYNIIPPEGILQAAIG; encoded by the coding sequence ATGAAATATTTCTTATACTGGGGATGCAGTTTAGAGGGTACCGGGGCCAATTTTCTCGTCTCGCTGAAACCCGCCTGCGCGGCCCTGGGCATGGAATTCGAGGAGATCGAGGACTGGAACTGCTGCGGGGCGAGCGTCTCCTATGCCGGGGCCAATGACCTGGCCATCAAGGTATTGAACGCCCGAAATCTGGCCCTGGCAGAGGCCCATGCCGGTTACGACATTGTTGCGCCCTGCAGTTCCTGCTACATACAGATGGTCAAGGTGAATCATGAGATTCAGGAAGATCCGGAACTTCTGAAGCAGGTGAATGAGTGTCTTGCCGAGGGGGGCCTGAAGTATAAAGGGACCATCAAGGTGCGGCATATCCAGGATGTGCTGTATAATGATATCGGGGTCGACCGGATCCGGGAAAGGGTGGTCAAGCCGCTCAATGGACTTAAGGTGGCCGGATATGTGGGATGCCAGTCGGTGAGGCCCTACGGGGAATACGACAGCGTCAACAAACCGGTGGTGGAGGATCGCCTCCTTGAGGCCCTGGGTGCAGAGGCGGTGCCGTTTCCAAAGAAGATCCAGTGTTGCGGGTCGGGCATTTTTCTCCCCGAGATCGACTACTGCATGAAGCTGGTGAAAAATATCCTGGAAGACGCCCGCAAGCACGGCGCACAACTGATCTCTACGGTCTGTCCCATGTGCGCCATGAATTTAGAGATGTATCAGGGCCGGATCAACGACGCATACGGGACCGATTTTGATATCCCGATCGTCTACCTGACCCAGTTGATGGCCGTGGCATTCGGTATGGATCTTAAAAAGGATGCGGCCCTCAATTACAATATCATCCCCCCCGAAGGCATATTACAGGCCGCCATCGGGTGA
- a CDS encoding 4Fe-4S dicluster domain-containing protein, whose translation MENKVNYDPSFAEEVFRNVDAGDEIKMCMNCGVCAGSCPLREHMDYPPRQIFGLIRAGKREEVLNSQSIMLCTSCYTCVVKCPRAIPVMDVMHGLAHYALKQGYVPRKDTAAFGGEFWKQVYRLGRIDEKDLPRRVFFSGGLIEGVKGMLNFMDIGIKLMLHRRMKLLPEPKIKGIQSLRKMLDKAERLGKGGAIA comes from the coding sequence ATGGAAAACAAGGTCAACTACGATCCCTCGTTTGCCGAGGAGGTCTTCCGGAATGTGGATGCCGGAGATGAGATCAAGATGTGCATGAACTGCGGCGTCTGTGCGGGGTCGTGCCCCCTGAGGGAGCATATGGATTATCCCCCGAGGCAGATCTTCGGGCTCATCCGGGCGGGCAAGAGGGAAGAGGTCTTAAACAGCCAGTCCATTATGCTCTGTACTTCCTGTTACACCTGCGTGGTGAAGTGTCCGCGAGCGATCCCGGTCATGGATGTCATGCACGGGTTGGCCCATTATGCCCTCAAGCAGGGGTATGTCCCCAGGAAAGACACGGCCGCCTTTGGAGGGGAATTCTGGAAACAGGTCTACAGGCTGGGCCGCATTGACGAAAAGGACCTGCCCAGACGGGTCTTTTTTTCCGGAGGGCTCATCGAGGGCGTCAAGGGGATGCTCAATTTTATGGATATCGGCATCAAATTGATGCTTCACCGGAGGATGAAACTCCTCCCGGAACCAAAGATCAAAGGGATTCAGTCCCTCCGGAAGATGCTGGACAAGGCGGAACGGTTAGGAAAAGGAGGGGCCATCGCATGA
- a CDS encoding hydrogenase iron-sulfur subunit, protein MDKKTAVYICTGCGIGDALNIEQLKEEGTADSGIDIIRDHPFLCGQEGVDLIKKDIQDEGVNTVVIAACSYRVNYDVFNFGHDVIVQRVNLREQVAWSQAPGEEDTQMLAEDNLRMGCSQAKDTQWVQPYKAEEEYSKDILVVGGGLAGMTAALETASAGYQAILVEREDKLGGFLGRMKSTITSPYKALSDNNAAALIQSVEDEPKIKVYTSATVEKISGGPGLFSVDIKANGNSATERVGAVVQATGWVPYDANKLGHLGYGKFKDVVTNVEMEEMAAAGKITRPSDGGDVKNVLFIQCAGSRDPDHLPYCSSVCCLVSMKQATYLKEQNPEAVNYILYKDIRTVGQSEDFYRKAQNDGNVFIRGAATEVGEAGGKLFVEADDELLGDKVKIEDLDMVVLAVGMVPASRPVTTPRIKAPSDTEGADENGMIEVAPDTGFFANSALHLAYRQGPELPTLKYGFPDSHFICFPYETRRTGIYAAGCIRRPMETIKAIEDAAGAAMKAIQCTEATAEGKAVHPRAGDMTFPEFNMQRCTQCKRCTEECPFGAINEDEKGNPLPNPTRCRRCGVCMGACPERIISFKNYSVGMIGNMIKTVHVPEEDEEKPRVLCLVCENDALPALDMAGIKRMKWSPYIRFIPMRCLGSMNLVWIADSLSRGIDGILLFGCRHGDDYQCHFVKGSELANTRLGKVSETLDRLALESDRVRFEEVGITDYHRIPGIIDEFMTKLEEVGPNPYKGW, encoded by the coding sequence ATGGACAAAAAGACGGCAGTTTATATTTGCACCGGCTGCGGCATCGGAGATGCCCTGAATATAGAGCAGCTCAAGGAAGAGGGTACCGCGGACTCCGGTATCGATATCATCAGGGACCACCCTTTTCTGTGCGGCCAGGAAGGTGTCGACCTTATCAAAAAAGATATTCAGGACGAGGGGGTCAACACCGTCGTTATCGCCGCATGTTCTTACAGGGTCAACTATGATGTGTTTAATTTCGGTCACGATGTGATTGTTCAGCGGGTCAATCTGAGGGAACAGGTGGCCTGGAGCCAGGCCCCGGGAGAGGAAGACACCCAGATGCTGGCTGAAGACAATCTCCGGATGGGCTGTTCTCAGGCCAAAGACACCCAGTGGGTTCAGCCGTATAAGGCCGAGGAGGAATATTCCAAAGACATCCTGGTGGTGGGCGGGGGTCTGGCCGGAATGACCGCGGCCCTGGAAACGGCCAGTGCGGGATACCAGGCCATCCTGGTGGAAAGAGAGGACAAGCTGGGGGGCTTTCTGGGCAGGATGAAAAGCACCATTACCTCTCCCTATAAAGCGCTTTCAGACAACAACGCGGCAGCGTTGATCCAGTCGGTGGAAGACGAGCCCAAGATCAAGGTCTATACCTCTGCGACGGTGGAAAAAATAAGCGGCGGCCCGGGCCTCTTTTCAGTTGATATCAAGGCCAACGGAAACAGCGCCACGGAAAGGGTCGGGGCCGTTGTTCAGGCCACGGGCTGGGTCCCCTATGACGCCAACAAATTGGGGCATCTGGGGTACGGCAAGTTCAAGGATGTGGTCACCAATGTGGAGATGGAAGAGATGGCCGCGGCAGGAAAGATTACGCGGCCGTCGGACGGCGGCGACGTCAAAAACGTCCTCTTTATCCAGTGCGCCGGATCCAGGGATCCCGACCACCTCCCCTACTGCTCATCGGTCTGCTGTCTGGTCTCCATGAAGCAGGCGACCTATTTGAAGGAGCAGAATCCCGAGGCAGTGAACTATATCCTGTATAAGGATATCCGCACGGTGGGGCAGTCCGAGGATTTTTATCGAAAGGCCCAGAACGACGGGAATGTATTTATTCGAGGCGCGGCCACAGAGGTGGGCGAGGCCGGGGGCAAGCTCTTTGTGGAGGCCGATGATGAGCTGTTGGGCGATAAGGTCAAGATCGAAGACCTGGACATGGTTGTACTGGCGGTCGGCATGGTCCCGGCCTCCAGGCCCGTGACCACCCCCAGGATCAAGGCGCCCTCCGATACCGAAGGGGCCGATGAAAACGGGATGATCGAAGTGGCGCCCGACACCGGGTTTTTTGCCAACAGCGCCCTTCACCTGGCCTATCGCCAGGGTCCTGAACTCCCCACCCTGAAATATGGGTTCCCGGATTCCCACTTTATCTGTTTCCCCTATGAAACCCGGCGGACCGGCATTTATGCGGCCGGTTGTATTCGGCGGCCGATGGAGACGATCAAGGCCATCGAAGATGCCGCGGGCGCGGCCATGAAGGCGATCCAGTGTACCGAGGCCACGGCCGAGGGGAAGGCGGTCCATCCCAGGGCCGGGGATATGACCTTTCCCGAGTTCAACATGCAGCGGTGCACCCAGTGCAAGCGATGCACGGAGGAATGTCCCTTCGGGGCCATCAACGAAGACGAAAAGGGCAACCCTCTTCCCAATCCCACCCGTTGCCGGCGGTGCGGCGTCTGTATGGGGGCCTGCCCCGAGCGGATCATCTCGTTCAAGAACTACTCGGTGGGGATGATCGGAAACATGATCAAGACGGTGCATGTCCCTGAAGAGGACGAAGAAAAGCCTAGGGTGCTCTGCCTGGTCTGTGAAAACGACGCCCTCCCTGCCCTGGATATGGCCGGCATCAAGCGAATGAAATGGAGCCCCTATATCCGGTTCATTCCCATGAGGTGCCTCGGTTCCATGAACCTGGTCTGGATTGCAGATTCGCTCTCCAGGGGCATTGACGGCATCCTCCTGTTCGGGTGCCGCCACGGAGACGATTACCAGTGCCACTTTGTCAAGGGGAGCGAACTGGCCAATACGAGACTGGGCAAGGTGTCCGAGACCCTGGACCGGTTGGCCCTGGAGTCGGACCGGGTGAGGTTTGAGGAGGTGGGGATCACCGATTATCATAGGATTCCCGGCATTATCGATGAATTCATGACCAAACTCGAGGAGGTCGGACCCAACCCGTATAAGGGGTGGTAG
- a CDS encoding CoB--CoM heterodisulfide reductase iron-sulfur subunit A family protein yields MADVQTTSQTILVVGGGMSGITAALEAAEAGHDVVLVERNPYLGGRVTQLYQYFPKLCPPNCGLEINFRRMRQNPKVRFFTMAEVAGITGSEGDYDVTVKLAPRYVNEKCTCCGKCAEVCEAEIDNPFNYGMDKIKAAYLPHEFAFPMRYILDPSIVGTDQGKKCLDACEYGAIDLDMKETTFDLKIGAIVWAAGWNPYDAAKVDYYGFGEYPNVITNVMMERMAAPNGPTEGKILRPSDKKEPKTIAFVQCAGSRDENYLPYCSGICCLASLKHTTYLREQQPDCEVTIFFIDIRALDRLEDFYVKVQADEKVAFIKSKIANITEDEETGNLILEGENTRTGEQILMNFDMVVLATGMVPNRIEIEPAPDVSYDEYGFLINNPEQPGIYGAGCVRRPTDVASSVQDATAGALKAIQSIARR; encoded by the coding sequence ATGGCAGATGTACAAACGACAAGCCAGACCATCTTGGTGGTCGGCGGAGGCATGAGCGGGATTACGGCGGCACTGGAAGCGGCTGAGGCCGGTCATGACGTGGTGTTGGTCGAGCGGAATCCCTATCTGGGTGGCCGGGTGACCCAGCTATACCAGTATTTTCCAAAGCTGTGTCCGCCCAACTGCGGACTGGAGATCAATTTCCGGCGCATGAGACAGAATCCCAAGGTCCGTTTTTTTACCATGGCCGAGGTCGCGGGCATTACCGGGAGCGAAGGGGATTACGATGTCACTGTCAAACTCGCCCCCCGGTATGTGAATGAGAAGTGCACCTGCTGCGGCAAATGCGCCGAGGTATGCGAGGCCGAAATAGACAACCCGTTTAATTACGGTATGGACAAGATCAAGGCCGCCTACCTTCCCCATGAATTTGCATTTCCCATGAGATATATCCTGGATCCCTCCATCGTGGGGACCGACCAAGGCAAGAAATGCCTCGATGCCTGTGAATACGGCGCTATCGATCTGGATATGAAGGAGACCACCTTTGATCTGAAGATCGGCGCCATTGTCTGGGCCGCGGGATGGAACCCCTATGATGCCGCAAAGGTCGATTATTACGGTTTCGGCGAGTACCCAAACGTGATTACCAATGTGATGATGGAGCGGATGGCGGCCCCGAACGGACCTACAGAGGGGAAGATATTGCGGCCCTCCGACAAGAAAGAACCCAAGACCATCGCCTTTGTCCAGTGCGCCGGGTCCCGGGACGAAAACTATCTCCCCTATTGCTCGGGCATTTGCTGTCTGGCGTCGCTTAAGCACACCACCTATCTCAGGGAACAGCAGCCCGACTGCGAGGTCACGATCTTCTTCATAGACATCAGGGCCCTGGACAGGCTGGAGGATTTCTATGTCAAGGTCCAGGCGGATGAAAAGGTGGCCTTTATCAAGAGTAAGATCGCCAATATCACCGAGGACGAGGAGACCGGAAATCTGATCCTGGAAGGCGAAAACACCCGGACCGGGGAGCAGATCCTCATGAACTTCGATATGGTGGTATTGGCCACCGGCATGGTGCCCAACCGGATCGAAATTGAACCGGCTCCCGATGTTTCCTACGATGAGTACGGATTCCTTATCAACAATCCGGAGCAGCCCGGTATTTACGGCGCGGGGTGCGTCAGAAGACCCACCGATGTCGCTTCGTCCGTACAGGACGCCACAGCAGGGGCCTTAAAGGCTATCCAATCAATCGCGAGGAGGTAA
- the aprA gene encoding adenylyl-sulfate reductase subunit alpha: MANFETVEVKTDLLILGGGFSACGVATEAAYWAKKNGLKVTLVDKAALDRSGAVAMGLSAINQYVGVKDGENTVEDYVRYVRQDLMGVSREDLVYNIARHVDSTVHLFEKWGLKIWTDEAGKYVHEGRWQLMINGESYKIIVAEAAKNAIADAGGEIFERVFIVEPLLDGNKCVGAVGFSTREEKIYVFKAKATVATMGGAVHVFRPRSVGEGFGRSWYPPFNTGSSAYFTIKAGAEMTCQEVRFIPVRFKDAYGPVGAWFLLFKSRAISAEGGEYMAVRKEELNNWAPYGLAKPIPANLRNYLGMLDVDAGLGPLYMETSEAINKIADQFKDDPKAFKKKMKELEAEAWEDFLDMTISQAHLWAGLNVKPEEKHSEIAACEPYFIGSHSGASGAWVSGPEDMDTPYKWGYPNMCTTEALFAAGDASGASSHKFSSGSHAEGRIAGKAAIKYIVDHNTEPNVDAATVDAIKARLLAPLDRYQEFCKLTTAPDINPNYLLWRQFMDRLQKIMDEYAGGVTAAFKTSKANLERAMELFVYLREDAEKLAASDIYSLERVWENVQRMWQGEAHVRTMLFREETRWPGYYFRADTPKMDEENWHCFANCRWDPASGEWEMSKKDIWNIPGV; this comes from the coding sequence ATGGCAAATTTTGAAACAGTAGAAGTAAAGACCGACCTCCTGATTCTCGGTGGAGGATTCTCGGCATGTGGTGTGGCCACAGAGGCAGCTTACTGGGCCAAGAAAAACGGCCTGAAGGTGACCCTGGTGGATAAGGCCGCCCTGGATCGAAGCGGCGCCGTGGCCATGGGCCTTTCGGCCATCAATCAGTATGTCGGCGTAAAAGACGGGGAGAACACCGTTGAGGATTACGTCCGTTACGTGCGTCAGGACCTGATGGGTGTTTCGCGGGAAGACCTGGTCTACAACATCGCCCGTCACGTGGATTCAACGGTGCACCTCTTTGAAAAATGGGGTCTCAAGATCTGGACGGACGAAGCGGGCAAGTATGTCCATGAAGGCCGCTGGCAGCTCATGATCAACGGTGAGTCTTACAAGATCATCGTGGCCGAGGCAGCCAAAAACGCCATTGCCGATGCGGGCGGCGAGATCTTTGAGAGGGTCTTCATCGTAGAGCCCCTCCTGGATGGCAACAAGTGTGTGGGCGCGGTGGGATTCAGCACCCGTGAAGAAAAAATCTATGTGTTCAAGGCCAAGGCCACCGTTGCCACCATGGGCGGTGCGGTCCACGTATTCCGGCCCAGGTCGGTCGGTGAAGGGTTTGGGCGTTCCTGGTATCCGCCGTTTAATACCGGTTCCAGCGCCTATTTCACCATCAAGGCCGGCGCGGAGATGACCTGTCAGGAAGTCAGGTTTATCCCGGTAAGGTTTAAGGATGCCTATGGTCCGGTGGGTGCATGGTTCCTCCTCTTCAAATCGAGGGCCATCAGCGCGGAAGGCGGCGAATACATGGCAGTCCGGAAGGAAGAACTCAATAACTGGGCTCCCTACGGTCTGGCCAAGCCGATTCCCGCCAACCTGAGAAACTATCTCGGTATGCTGGACGTGGATGCCGGTTTAGGGCCTCTGTATATGGAGACTTCCGAGGCCATTAACAAGATTGCCGATCAGTTCAAGGATGATCCAAAGGCATTCAAGAAGAAGATGAAGGAACTGGAGGCCGAGGCATGGGAAGACTTCCTGGATATGACCATCTCCCAGGCCCATCTCTGGGCGGGTCTGAATGTCAAACCCGAAGAGAAGCATTCCGAGATCGCGGCCTGTGAGCCCTACTTCATCGGCTCCCACTCCGGTGCCTCCGGCGCCTGGGTGAGCGGTCCCGAAGATATGGATACCCCCTACAAATGGGGTTATCCCAATATGTGCACCACAGAAGCACTTTTTGCAGCCGGCGACGCCTCGGGCGCATCCAGCCATAAGTTTTCTTCCGGTTCCCATGCGGAAGGCCGGATCGCGGGTAAGGCGGCCATCAAATACATTGTGGATCATAATACCGAACCCAATGTGGATGCCGCAACGGTGGATGCGATCAAGGCCAGACTTTTGGCGCCTCTGGATCGCTATCAGGAATTCTGCAAACTGACCACTGCTCCTGATATCAACCCCAACTACCTTCTGTGGCGCCAGTTCATGGACCGCCTCCAGAAGATCATGGACGAGTATGCCGGCGGCGTGACCGCGGCCTTCAAGACCAGCAAGGCCAATCTTGAAAGGGCCATGGAGCTGTTCGTGTACCTGAGAGAGGACGCCGAGAAGCTGGCTGCCTCGGATATCTACTCCCTGGAAAGGGTTTGGGAGAATGTCCAGAGGATGTGGCAGGGCGAGGCCCATGTCAGGACCATGCTCTTCCGTGAAGAGACCCGGTGGCCCGGATACTACTTCAGGGCCGACACCCCCAAGATGGACGAGGAAAACTGGCACTGCTTTGCCAACTGCCGGTGGGATCCTGCCAGCGGGGAATGGGAGATGAGCAAGAAGGATATCTGGAACATCCCCGGTGTATAA
- the aprB gene encoding adenylyl-sulfate reductase subunit beta, which translates to MPSFVFTEKCDGCKGQDKTACMYICPNDLMVLDKEKMKAYNRDPSMCWECQCCVKICPQQAMDVRGYADFIPLGASCTPLRGSQDIMWTIKFRDGSIKRFKFPIRTTEEGTADPSGGYPTHDDLNSPALATEPASLGLDAVPSL; encoded by the coding sequence ATGCCAAGTTTCGTATTTACAGAAAAGTGCGATGGTTGTAAAGGGCAGGACAAAACAGCGTGTATGTACATTTGCCCCAACGACCTGATGGTGCTGGATAAAGAAAAGATGAAGGCATACAACCGGGATCCCTCCATGTGCTGGGAATGCCAGTGTTGTGTCAAGATTTGCCCCCAGCAGGCCATGGATGTCCGCGGCTATGCAGACTTCATTCCCCTGGGCGCCAGCTGTACTCCTTTGCGGGGTTCTCAGGACATCATGTGGACCATCAAGTTCCGTGATGGGAGCATCAAGCGGTTCAAGTTCCCCATCCGGACCACGGAAGAGGGTACCGCCGATCCGTCGGGCGGATATCCCACCCATGACGACCTGAACAGCCCGGCCTTAGCCACCGAGCCTGCTTCTTTAGGACTCGATGCGGTTCCCTCACTATAA
- the sat gene encoding sulfate adenylyltransferase — MSNLIAPHGKEEKLIPLLLEGSELQAETERAKTLKQIPITSRETSDLIMLGIGAFTPLTGFMTKADWKGVCDNFLMADGTFWPIPITVSTNDEDVKEGDELALVDVETGTTIATMKVTEKYTIDKEYECKAVFTTTDMEHPGVAKVMAQGKYNLAGPVKVLSESYYPEHFKGLYQRPAESRKIFEDLGWSKVAALQLRNPMHRSHEFLAKIAVEVMDGVYIHQLVGKLKAGDIPAEVRVKAIQALVDNYFVKGTVVQGGYPMEMRYAGPREGLLHAVFRQNYGCSHMIIGRDHAGVGDYYGPFDAQKIFEQIPEGALKCQNLNIDWTFFCNKCGGMASMKTCPHGKEDRILLSGTVVRKTLSEGGELDPRFSRPEVAAILQDYYQNLEEKVEIKLHGAATGDVKK; from the coding sequence ATGTCAAATCTCATCGCACCGCATGGCAAAGAAGAAAAGTTGATTCCGCTATTATTGGAGGGAAGCGAACTCCAGGCCGAGACCGAAAGGGCCAAGACACTTAAGCAGATTCCAATCACCTCAAGAGAGACCTCCGACCTTATCATGTTGGGGATCGGCGCCTTTACGCCCTTAACCGGTTTTATGACCAAGGCCGATTGGAAGGGCGTATGTGACAACTTCCTCATGGCGGATGGGACCTTCTGGCCTATCCCCATAACCGTTTCAACTAATGACGAGGATGTAAAAGAAGGGGATGAACTGGCCCTGGTGGACGTAGAAACCGGCACCACCATTGCCACCATGAAGGTCACCGAAAAATATACTATTGATAAGGAGTATGAGTGCAAGGCCGTGTTTACCACGACGGATATGGAACATCCCGGGGTGGCAAAGGTCATGGCCCAGGGCAAATACAACCTTGCGGGACCGGTTAAGGTCCTGAGCGAAAGCTATTATCCCGAGCACTTTAAGGGCCTTTATCAGCGGCCGGCCGAATCCAGGAAGATTTTTGAGGACCTGGGATGGAGCAAGGTCGCGGCCCTGCAGCTCCGCAATCCCATGCACCGTTCCCATGAATTTCTGGCCAAGATCGCTGTCGAGGTCATGGACGGCGTTTATATTCATCAGCTGGTGGGCAAACTGAAGGCCGGCGATATTCCTGCAGAGGTCCGCGTCAAGGCCATCCAGGCCCTGGTGGACAACTACTTTGTCAAAGGCACCGTGGTCCAGGGCGGATATCCCATGGAGATGCGGTATGCAGGGCCCAGGGAAGGATTGCTCCATGCCGTCTTTCGCCAGAATTACGGGTGCAGCCACATGATCATCGGGCGTGACCATGCGGGCGTAGGTGACTACTACGGTCCTTTTGATGCGCAGAAGATCTTTGAGCAGATTCCGGAAGGCGCGCTCAAGTGCCAGAATCTCAATATTGACTGGACATTCTTTTGTAACAAGTGCGGTGGAATGGCCTCCATGAAGACATGCCCCCACGGCAAGGAAGACAGAATCCTTCTCTCCGGTACGGTGGTCCGAAAGACCCTCTCCGAGGGTGGAGAGCTGGATCCGAGATTCTCCCGGCCGGAGGTTGCGGCCATACTTCAGGATTACTATCAGAATCTGGAGGAAAAGGTCGAGATCAAGCTGCACGGCGCGGCCACAGGTGATGTGAAGAAATAA
- a CDS encoding ATP-dependent 6-phosphofructokinase: MELNELDMEVSNLGECRIASPMGSPDFLNDEERVPFHSTLTEAEAILKAGKSLLSFEMAGPRKKIYFDPSKLKCGIVTCGGICPGLNDVIRAIVLSLYHHYGVPSAFGFRYGYEGLSPSYRHPPMELDIEKVYDIHLKGGTILGSSRGPQDVVDMVDTLERMNIGILFTIGGDGTLRGGEAISEEIYRRGLKISVIGIPKTIDNDISYVEKSFGFETAVAETRTSIYSAHVEAEGARNGIGLVKLMGRESGFIAAHATLANSDVNFCLVPEVPFGLDAFLSALSERLEKRRHAVIVVAEGAGQGLLEKTGERDASGNVRLTDIGIFLRDRIRTYFKEKGVKITLKYIDPSYTIRSRPANPHDSVFCLLLGHCAVHAGMSGRTNMVVSYWNGEFVHVPIPLAVSKRKHVNPEGRLWSSVLESTGQQREMA; the protein is encoded by the coding sequence ATGGAACTGAATGAACTGGACATGGAAGTGTCGAACCTCGGGGAATGCCGGATTGCATCTCCCATGGGTTCGCCCGATTTCCTCAACGATGAGGAACGGGTCCCGTTTCACTCCACCCTCACGGAAGCGGAGGCCATCCTCAAGGCGGGCAAATCCCTTCTTTCGTTTGAAATGGCCGGACCCAGAAAGAAGATCTATTTCGATCCCTCGAAGCTCAAGTGCGGCATCGTCACGTGCGGGGGCATCTGTCCGGGGTTGAACGACGTGATCCGCGCCATTGTACTGAGTCTTTATCATCATTACGGCGTTCCATCGGCATTCGGTTTCCGGTACGGATACGAAGGCCTCTCGCCGTCATATCGGCATCCCCCTATGGAACTGGATATCGAGAAGGTGTACGATATCCACTTGAAAGGGGGGACGATCCTGGGTTCATCCCGGGGGCCTCAGGATGTGGTGGACATGGTGGACACCCTCGAACGGATGAACATCGGCATTCTGTTCACCATCGGGGGGGACGGCACCCTGCGGGGAGGGGAGGCCATTTCCGAGGAGATCTATCGACGCGGCCTCAAGATCAGCGTGATCGGCATCCCCAAGACCATTGATAATGATATCTCCTATGTGGAAAAATCATTCGGGTTCGAGACCGCAGTCGCCGAGACGCGGACTTCCATCTACTCGGCCCATGTGGAGGCCGAAGGCGCCCGGAACGGCATCGGACTGGTGAAACTCATGGGGAGAGAGTCCGGGTTTATCGCGGCCCATGCCACACTGGCCAACAGCGACGTCAACTTCTGCCTGGTGCCGGAGGTTCCTTTCGGACTGGACGCATTTTTATCCGCTCTTAGTGAGAGACTTGAAAAGAGGCGCCATGCCGTCATTGTGGTGGCCGAAGGTGCGGGGCAGGGCCTCCTGGAGAAGACCGGCGAGCGGGATGCATCCGGCAATGTCCGCCTCACGGATATCGGGATCTTTTTGAGAGATCGGATCAGGACCTATTTCAAAGAGAAAGGGGTTAAGATCACCCTGAAATACATCGATCCCAGTTACACCATCCGGAGCAGGCCGGCCAATCCTCATGATTCGGTATTCTGCCTCCTTTTAGGCCACTGCGCGGTGCATGCGGGGATGAGCGGCCGGACCAATATGGTCGTGAGTTACTGGAACGGCGAATTTGTTCACGTGCCCATACCTCTGGCCGTTTCAAAGCGAAAGCACGTGAATCCGGAGGGCCGGTTGTGGAGCAGTGTATTGGAATCCACGGGACAACAGAGGGAGATGGCCTGA